A genomic segment from Gadus morhua chromosome 4, gadMor3.0, whole genome shotgun sequence encodes:
- the srek1 gene encoding splicing regulatory glutamine/lysine-rich protein 1 isoform X1, whose product MNGIPGTTVVQVTNLSSAVSSEQMATLFGFLGDIEELRLYPPDNAPIAFSSKVCYIKYREPSSVGVAQHLTNTVLIDRALIVVPCAEGRIPEEAKALSLLAPAAPPAPAILPGAGLLPIPIPTPSPVHNLNLPVLSRPPAELSPSLSAQPPPLMGNVDPSKIDEIRRTVYVGNLNSQTTTADQLLEFFKQVGDVKFVRMAGDETQPTRFAFVEFLDQNSVSRALTFNGVMFGDRPLKINHSNNAIVKPPELTAQAAAKELESVMKRVREAQSTIALAIEPGEEEKPRSASRSRRPRRSRSRTRSPSRSKTHKKRSRSRHRTKPSQAPVPRGSPRGVHKRRSRSRDKRRSRSPSRGHRRRSREPRRSPRRTARSPSPQRNTAASHRGANSHQTFQQKPSRVKRGGRRRERSRERKERSLSRKRSHKDQDRNRKARPVKVQKDVEREAKEDCESDREGSGSASEDMASPCTQQNGR is encoded by the exons ATGAACGGAATACCGGGAACTACCGTTGTCCAGGTCACCAACCTGTCGTCGGCTGTGAGCAGCGAGCAGATGGCCACTCTGTTCGGCTTCCTGGGGGACATCGAGGAGCTGCGGCTCTACCCCCCGGA CAACGCGCCGATCGCGTTCTCGTCCAAAGTGTGTTACATCAAGTACCGGGAGCCGTCTAGTGTCGGCGTGGCGCAGCATCTCACCAACACCGTCCTCATTGACAGGGCGCTCATAGTTGTCCCGTGTGCGGAAG GGAGGATCCCGGAAGAGGCCAAGGCCTTGTCTCTGCTGGCCCCGGCCGCCCCCCCGGCGCCCGCCATCCTCCCGGGCGCAGGCCTGCTgcccatccccatccccacgCCCTCGCCCGTTCACAAC CTGAACCTCCCGGTGCTGAGCCGGCCCCCTGCGGAGCTCTCCCCCTCGCTGAGCGCCCAGCCCCCGCCGCTCATGGGGAACGTGGACCCCTCCAAGATCGACGAGATCCGCAGGACTGTCTACGTGGGCAACCTCAACTCCCAG ACCACCACGGCTGACCAGCTCTTGGAGTTCTTCAAGCAAGTGGGAGACGTGAAGTTTGTGCGCATGGCGGGGGATGAGACCCAGCCCACACGCTTCGCCTTCGTGGAGTTCCTGGACCAGAACTCTGTGTCCAGAGCGCTCACCTTCAACGGCGTCATGTTCGGAGACAGACCGCTCAA GATCAACCATTCCAACAACGCCATCGTGAAGCCCCCGGAGCTGACGGCCCAGGCCGCCGCCAAGGAGCTGGAGAGCGTGATGAAGCGCGTGAGGGAGGCCCAGTCCACCATTGCCCTCGCCATAGAGCCCG gagaggaggaaaagccGCGCTCTGCCAGTCGGTCCCGACGGCCGCGGCGTTCCCGCTCGCGGACGCGCTCTCCCTCGCGCTCGAAGACGCACAAGAAGAGGTCGCGCTCGAGACACAG GACCAAGCCCTCTCAGGCGCCCGTGCCCAGGGGCAGTCCTCGCGGCGTCCACAAGAGGCGCTCACGCTCCCGGGACAAACGACGGAGCCGAAGcccctccag GGGCCACAGGAGACGCAGTAGGGAGCCCCGCAGGAGCCCCAGGAGGACGGCccggtctccctccccccagag AAACACTGCAGCCTCCCACAGAGGCGCCAACAGTCATCAAACTTTCCAACAGAAGCCGAG CAGGGTGAAGAGGGGAGGGCGGCGGAGGGAGCGCAGCAGGGAGCGGAAGGAGCGCTCTTTGTCCCGTAAGAGGAGTCACAAGGACCAAGACCGGAACCGAAAGGCCAGGCCCGTCAAG GTGCAAAAGGATGTTGAACGGGAAGCAAAGGAAGACTGTGAGAGCGACAGAGAAGGCTCCGGATCGGCCAGCGAGGACATGGCCTCCCCCTGTACACAACAAAATGGCCGCTGA
- the srek1 gene encoding splicing regulatory glutamine/lysine-rich protein 1 isoform X2 — protein MNGIPGTTVVQVTNLSSAVSSEQMATLFGFLGDIEELRLYPPDNAPIAFSSKVCYIKYREPSSVGVAQHLTNTVLIDRALIVVPCAEGRIPEEAKALSLLAPAAPPAPAILPGAGLLPIPIPTPSPVHNLNLPVLSRPPAELSPSLSAQPPPLMGNVDPSKIDEIRRTVYVGNLNSQTTTADQLLEFFKQVGDVKFVRMAGDETQPTRFAFVEFLDQNSVSRALTFNGVMFGDRPLKINHSNNAIVKPPELTAQAAAKELESVMKRVREAQSTIALAIEPGEEEKPRSASRSRRPRRSRSRTRSPSRSKTHKKRSRSRHRTKPSQAPVPRGSPRGVHKRRSRSRDKRRSRSPSRGHRRRSREPRRSPRRTARSPSPQRNTAASHRGANSHQTFQQKPRVKRGGRRRERSRERKERSLSRKRSHKDQDRNRKARPVKVQKDVEREAKEDCESDREGSGSASEDMASPCTQQNGR, from the exons ATGAACGGAATACCGGGAACTACCGTTGTCCAGGTCACCAACCTGTCGTCGGCTGTGAGCAGCGAGCAGATGGCCACTCTGTTCGGCTTCCTGGGGGACATCGAGGAGCTGCGGCTCTACCCCCCGGA CAACGCGCCGATCGCGTTCTCGTCCAAAGTGTGTTACATCAAGTACCGGGAGCCGTCTAGTGTCGGCGTGGCGCAGCATCTCACCAACACCGTCCTCATTGACAGGGCGCTCATAGTTGTCCCGTGTGCGGAAG GGAGGATCCCGGAAGAGGCCAAGGCCTTGTCTCTGCTGGCCCCGGCCGCCCCCCCGGCGCCCGCCATCCTCCCGGGCGCAGGCCTGCTgcccatccccatccccacgCCCTCGCCCGTTCACAAC CTGAACCTCCCGGTGCTGAGCCGGCCCCCTGCGGAGCTCTCCCCCTCGCTGAGCGCCCAGCCCCCGCCGCTCATGGGGAACGTGGACCCCTCCAAGATCGACGAGATCCGCAGGACTGTCTACGTGGGCAACCTCAACTCCCAG ACCACCACGGCTGACCAGCTCTTGGAGTTCTTCAAGCAAGTGGGAGACGTGAAGTTTGTGCGCATGGCGGGGGATGAGACCCAGCCCACACGCTTCGCCTTCGTGGAGTTCCTGGACCAGAACTCTGTGTCCAGAGCGCTCACCTTCAACGGCGTCATGTTCGGAGACAGACCGCTCAA GATCAACCATTCCAACAACGCCATCGTGAAGCCCCCGGAGCTGACGGCCCAGGCCGCCGCCAAGGAGCTGGAGAGCGTGATGAAGCGCGTGAGGGAGGCCCAGTCCACCATTGCCCTCGCCATAGAGCCCG gagaggaggaaaagccGCGCTCTGCCAGTCGGTCCCGACGGCCGCGGCGTTCCCGCTCGCGGACGCGCTCTCCCTCGCGCTCGAAGACGCACAAGAAGAGGTCGCGCTCGAGACACAG GACCAAGCCCTCTCAGGCGCCCGTGCCCAGGGGCAGTCCTCGCGGCGTCCACAAGAGGCGCTCACGCTCCCGGGACAAACGACGGAGCCGAAGcccctccag GGGCCACAGGAGACGCAGTAGGGAGCCCCGCAGGAGCCCCAGGAGGACGGCccggtctccctccccccagag AAACACTGCAGCCTCCCACAGAGGCGCCAACAGTCATCAAACTTTCCAACAGAAGCCGAG GGTGAAGAGGGGAGGGCGGCGGAGGGAGCGCAGCAGGGAGCGGAAGGAGCGCTCTTTGTCCCGTAAGAGGAGTCACAAGGACCAAGACCGGAACCGAAAGGCCAGGCCCGTCAAG GTGCAAAAGGATGTTGAACGGGAAGCAAAGGAAGACTGTGAGAGCGACAGAGAAGGCTCCGGATCGGCCAGCGAGGACATGGCCTCCCCCTGTACACAACAAAATGGCCGCTGA